The following coding sequences lie in one bacterium genomic window:
- a CDS encoding UbiA family prenyltransferase, whose product MSLSRELADAARLTRPRQWPILSAQFAVGVALALPPWPALDGAVHSLAPLPLAGAWLAWVVLLNGGTLAYNSAWDRDTGAVAYLRCPPVPPRWLAGASLAAMLAGVLVGGLLVGPALAGVLAACVALSVAYSHPGPRWKGRPGLDLLTNMVGYGAGTTAAGLLAGRAALPAGAPTADTEALLFCLAFALLFGSFYPLTQVYQIEADRARGDRTLSAALGAQRVLALAIFLGLGALAAMQAALAAGGRGPARWLPAVAMFLWLAHLWRWRAQAPEMDTAAHERAMYRALFLWALVDGMLVAAWLLPLR is encoded by the coding sequence GTGAGCCTGTCCCGCGAACTGGCCGACGCCGCGCGCCTGACCCGCCCCCGCCAGTGGCCCATCCTGAGCGCCCAGTTCGCGGTGGGCGTGGCGCTGGCCCTGCCCCCCTGGCCGGCGCTGGACGGCGCCGTACACAGCTTGGCCCCGCTGCCGCTGGCAGGCGCCTGGCTGGCCTGGGTCGTCCTGTTGAACGGCGGCACCCTGGCCTACAACAGCGCCTGGGATCGCGACACCGGCGCCGTGGCCTACCTGCGTTGCCCGCCGGTCCCGCCGCGCTGGCTGGCCGGTGCGAGCCTGGCGGCGATGCTGGCGGGCGTCCTGGTCGGCGGCCTTTTGGTCGGCCCCGCACTGGCGGGCGTGCTCGCCGCCTGCGTCGCGCTCTCGGTGGCCTATTCGCACCCCGGGCCGCGCTGGAAGGGCCGCCCCGGGCTCGACCTGCTGACGAACATGGTCGGTTACGGCGCCGGGACCACCGCCGCCGGACTCCTGGCCGGCCGCGCCGCACTGCCGGCCGGCGCACCGACGGCGGACACCGAGGCCCTGCTGTTCTGCCTGGCCTTCGCGCTCCTGTTCGGGTCGTTCTATCCCCTGACCCAGGTCTACCAGATCGAGGCCGATCGCGCGCGCGGCGACCGCACGCTGAGCGCCGCGCTCGGCGCGCAGCGTGTCCTGGCCCTGGCGATATTCCTCGGACTGGGCGCCCTGGCGGCGATGCAGGCGGCCCTGGCTGCCGGCGGACGCGGTCCGGCGCGCTGGCTGCCGGCCGTGGCGATGTTCCTCTGGCTTGCCCACCTCTGGCGCTGGCGCGCACAGGCCCCGGAGATGGACACGGCTGCGCACGAACGGGCGATGTACCGCGCGCTGTTCCTCTGGGCGCTGGTCGATGGGATGCTGGTGGCGGCCTGGCTCCTGCCGCTGCGGTAA
- the add gene encoding adenosine deaminase, whose protein sequence is MAPACGRARREGVPLVRPSSEHRVPHHSATARSAAARPSLDFLHALPKTDLHVHLDGSLRPSTILELARHRDTGYAFNTLDDVRAVCQVPEDCPSLVEYLRVFDITLKLMQTRESLVRVAYELAEDAHRENVRYMEVRYSPLLHLNEGLVYDEIVGAVQEGLELARRQYGIVCGQIICGIRHISAASSLELAALAVRWKGRGVVGFDLAGAEKDYPAKDHIEACLYVLNNNINITIHAGEAFGAPSIHQALHYCRAHRIGHGTHLIEDVDLMAWVNDRRIPVELCLASNVQTKAIPDLQSHPIRRFMEEGLRVTLNTDNRLVSGTTVTNEFRLAVENYDLSEDEVLGLVMNGFKSAFLPLKDKVQLVDQVLAEFASQGAAFSGEISRRRRSQI, encoded by the coding sequence ATGGCGCCGGCCTGCGGCCGAGCCCGCCGGGAAGGGGTTCCTTTGGTTCGCCCTTCTTCCGAACACCGCGTCCCGCACCACTCCGCGACTGCCCGCTCTGCCGCAGCCCGGCCCAGCCTCGACTTCCTGCATGCCCTGCCGAAGACCGACCTGCACGTCCACCTGGACGGCTCGTTGCGGCCTTCCACGATCCTGGAACTGGCCAGGCACCGGGACACGGGCTATGCGTTCAACACGCTGGATGATGTGCGCGCGGTGTGCCAGGTTCCCGAGGATTGCCCGAGCCTGGTGGAATACCTTCGCGTCTTCGACATCACGCTGAAGCTGATGCAGACCCGTGAATCGCTGGTGCGCGTCGCCTATGAACTGGCCGAGGATGCGCATCGCGAGAACGTGCGCTACATGGAGGTCCGCTATTCGCCGCTGCTGCACCTCAACGAGGGCCTGGTCTACGACGAGATCGTCGGTGCGGTGCAGGAAGGGCTGGAGCTTGCGCGGCGCCAGTACGGGATCGTCTGCGGGCAGATCATCTGCGGCATCCGCCACATTTCAGCGGCTTCGAGCCTTGAACTGGCGGCACTCGCCGTGCGCTGGAAAGGGCGCGGCGTGGTCGGCTTCGACCTCGCGGGCGCCGAGAAGGACTATCCGGCCAAGGACCACATCGAGGCCTGCCTGTACGTCCTCAACAACAACATCAACATCACGATCCATGCGGGCGAGGCCTTCGGGGCGCCTTCGATCCATCAGGCGCTGCACTACTGTCGGGCCCACCGCATCGGGCACGGCACGCACCTGATCGAGGATGTCGACCTGATGGCCTGGGTGAATGACCGTCGCATTCCCGTGGAGCTTTGCCTGGCAAGCAACGTGCAGACCAAGGCCATCCCCGACCTGCAGAGCCATCCCATCCGCCGCTTCATGGAAGAGGGCCTGCGGGTCACGCTGAACACGGACAACCGCCTGGTGTCCGGCACCACGGTGACCAACGAGTTCCGCCTCGCGGTCGAGAACTACGACCTTAGCGAGGACGAGGTGCTCGGACTGGTGATGAACGGGTTCAAGTCGGCGTTCCTGCCGCTGAAGGACAAGGTGCAGCTGGTCGACCAGGTGCTGGCCGAGTTCGCTTCGCAGGGCGCCGCCTTCTCGGGCGAGATCTCGCGCCGTCGCCGCAGCCAGATCTGA